One Fusobacterium nucleatum genomic window carries:
- a CDS encoding FtsW/RodA/SpoVE family cell cycle protein, translated as MKKNLVIDDDIVENKTLYKKVNDIQKERENEKVNDLIVKRKSIIVSFFLILIVLGCINFFSSISRFDNKIMLAKIIKQSMILLVSLLIFGVTIKFGNTIHKIITKPGFRFSILISSLVTFLIIAYGPESLFPTINGGKGWVHMGPISLQISELFKVPFIMLLANILARGKDDNKKIPYIKNFFSVLFYTLIFFMLITFALHDMGTAIHYAMIASFIIFLSDIPNKVIFPAFFVLFFSIPGLLYLALHFSSGYKQHRVKAFIDGILHGNYTREDAYQIYQSLIAFGTGGILGKGLGNGVQKYNYIPEVETDFAIANFAEETGFVGMVIILFSLFSLFFLIMGVANNSKSYFSKYLVGGIAGYLITQVIINIGVAIGLIPVFGIPLPFISSGGSSLLAISIAMGLVIYVNNTQTLK; from the coding sequence ATGAAAAAAAATTTAGTTATAGATGATGATATTGTTGAAAATAAAACTCTTTATAAAAAAGTAAATGATATACAAAAAGAAAGAGAAAATGAAAAAGTAAATGATTTAATAGTTAAAAGGAAAAGTATTATTGTTTCATTTTTCTTAATATTAATCGTACTTGGATGTATCAATTTTTTTAGTTCTATATCAAGATTTGATAACAAGATAATGCTTGCTAAGATTATTAAACAATCTATGATCTTACTTGTTTCTTTATTAATTTTTGGAGTAACCATAAAATTTGGAAATACAATCCATAAAATAATAACCAAACCTGGTTTTAGATTTTCAATTTTAATAAGTAGTTTAGTAACTTTTCTGATTATTGCCTATGGTCCAGAAAGTTTATTTCCAACTATAAATGGTGGTAAAGGTTGGGTTCACATGGGACCTATAAGTCTACAGATTTCTGAACTTTTTAAAGTTCCATTTATCATGCTTTTAGCAAATATACTTGCCAGAGGAAAAGATGATAATAAAAAAATTCCTTATATAAAAAATTTCTTCTCTGTTCTTTTTTATACTCTTATATTCTTTATGCTGATAACATTTGCTTTACATGATATGGGAACAGCTATACATTATGCTATGATCGCTAGTTTCATAATATTTTTATCAGATATTCCAAATAAGGTTATTTTTCCAGCATTTTTTGTATTATTTTTCTCTATACCAGGACTGCTTTATTTAGCACTTCACTTTTCATCTGGTTATAAACAACATAGAGTGAAGGCATTTATAGATGGAATTTTACATGGTAACTATACTAGAGAAGATGCTTACCAAATTTATCAATCTCTTATTGCTTTTGGGACAGGTGGAATATTAGGTAAAGGTTTAGGTAATGGTGTACAAAAATATAACTATATACCAGAAGTTGAAACGGACTTTGCAATAGCAAACTTTGCAGAAGAAACAGGTTTTGTTGGTATGGTTATTATTCTTTTCTCACTCTTCTCATTATTTTTCTTGATAATGGGAGTTGCTAATAACTCAAAATCATATTTTTCTAAGTATCTTGTTGGGGGAATAGCAGGCTATCTGATAACACAAGTTATAATAAATATTGGAGTTGCAATAGGATTAATTCCTGTATTTGGTATTCCTTTACCATTTATAAGTTCAGGAGGTTCATCACTTCTTGCTATATCAATAGCTATGGGACTTGTTATATATGTCAATAATACTCAAACTTTAAAATAG
- the rnmV gene encoding ribonuclease M5 has product MKKKIKEVIVVEGKDDISAVKNAVDAEVFQVNGHAVRKNKSIEILKLAYENKGLIILTDPDYAGEEIRKYLCKHFPNAKNAYISRISGTKDGDIGVENASPEDIITALEKARFSLDNSENIFNLDLMIDYNLIGKDNSADLRALLGAELGIGYSNGKQFMAKLNRYGISLEEFKKAYEKINKK; this is encoded by the coding sequence ATGAAAAAGAAAATAAAAGAAGTTATTGTTGTTGAAGGAAAAGATGATATTTCAGCAGTTAAAAATGCTGTTGATGCAGAAGTTTTTCAAGTCAATGGTCATGCTGTTAGAAAAAATAAAAGTATAGAAATATTAAAACTTGCATATGAAAATAAGGGACTTATAATTTTAACAGACCCTGACTATGCAGGTGAAGAAATAAGAAAATACTTATGTAAACACTTTCCTAATGCAAAAAATGCTTATATTTCTCGTATAAGTGGAACAAAAGATGGAGATATTGGAGTTGAAAATGCCTCTCCTGAAGATATTATCACTGCACTTGAAAAGGCAAGATTTAGTTTAGACAATTCAGAGAATATTTTTAACTTAGATTTGATGATAGACTATAATTTAATAGGAAAAGATAATTCGGCTGATTTAAGAGCTTTGCTTGGTGCTGAACTAGGGATAGGCTATTCAAATGGAAAACAATTTATGGCTAAACTAAATAGATATGGAATAAGTCTTGAAGAATTTAAAAAGGCTTACGAGAAAATTAATAAGAAATAA
- the xth gene encoding exodeoxyribonuclease III, giving the protein MKLISWNVNGIRAAIKKGFLDYFNEQNADIFCLQETKLSAGQLDLELKGYHQYWNYAEKKGYSGTAIFTKQEPLSVSYGLGIEEHDKEGRVITLEFEKFYMVTVYTPNSKDELLRLDYRMVWEDEFRKYLKNLEKKKPIVVCGDLNVAHKEIDLKNPKTNRRNAGFTDEERGKFTELLDSGFIDTFRYFYPNLEQVYSWWSYRGRARENNTGWRIDYFVVSEGLKDNLVDAEIHAQTEGSDHCPVVLFLDFNK; this is encoded by the coding sequence ATGAAATTGATATCTTGGAATGTAAATGGGATTAGAGCAGCTATAAAGAAAGGTTTTTTAGATTATTTTAATGAACAAAATGCTGATATATTCTGTTTACAAGAAACAAAGTTAAGTGCAGGGCAATTGGATTTGGAATTAAAAGGTTATCATCAGTATTGGAACTATGCAGAGAAAAAAGGTTATTCAGGAACTGCAATTTTTACAAAACAAGAACCATTATCAGTTAGTTATGGTTTAGGAATTGAAGAACATGATAAAGAGGGTAGAGTTATTACTCTTGAATTTGAAAAGTTTTATATGGTTACAGTTTATACTCCAAACTCAAAAGATGAGCTTTTAAGACTTGATTACAGAATGGTTTGGGAAGATGAATTTAGAAAATATTTAAAAAATTTGGAAAAGAAAAAACCTATTGTTGTTTGTGGTGACTTGAATGTTGCGCATAAGGAAATAGATTTAAAAAATCCTAAAACAAATAGAAGAAATGCAGGTTTTACTGATGAGGAAAGAGGTAAATTCACTGAGCTTTTAGATAGTGGTTTTATTGATACTTTTAGGTATTTCTATCCAAACTTAGAGCAAGTTTACTCGTGGTGGTCATATAGAGGAAGAGCAAGAGAAAATAATACAGGGTGGAGAATAGATTATTTTGTTGTATCAGAAGGACTTAAAGATAATTTAGTTGATGCTGAAATTCATGCTCAAACAGAAGGTTCAGATCACTGTCCTGTAGTATTGTTTTTAGACTTTAATAAATAG
- the aroQ gene encoding type II 3-dehydroquinate dehydratase, which translates to MKIMVINGPNLNMLGIREKNIYGTFTYDDLCKYIEDYPEYKDKNIEFEFLQSNVEGEIVNFIQEAYNKKYDGIILNAGGYTHTSVAIHDAIKAVSIPTVEVHISNIHAREEFRTVCMTSSACIGQITGLGKFGYILAVVYLIEYYKERK; encoded by the coding sequence ATGAAAATAATGGTAATTAATGGACCTAATTTGAATATGTTAGGAATAAGAGAAAAAAATATCTATGGTACTTTTACTTATGATGATTTATGTAAATATATTGAAGATTATCCAGAGTATAAAGATAAAAATATAGAATTTGAATTTTTACAAAGTAATGTTGAAGGTGAAATAGTAAATTTTATCCAAGAAGCATATAATAAAAAATATGATGGAATTATTTTAAATGCGGGTGGTTATACTCATACTTCAGTAGCAATTCATGATGCTATAAAGGCAGTTAGTATACCAACTGTTGAAGTTCATATCTCAAATATTCATGCAAGAGAAGAGTTTAGAACAGTTTGTATGACATCTTCTGCTTGTATAGGACAGATAACAGGCTTAGGAAAATTTGGATATATACTAGCAGTAGTATATTTAATTGAATATTACAAGGAAAGGAAATAA
- a CDS encoding DUF896 domain-containing protein yields MEMKDIIEKVNYYAKLSKERKLTEEETKDREIYRRMYLDQFKAQVREHLDNIEIVDDKDFKN; encoded by the coding sequence ATGGAAATGAAAGATATAATAGAAAAAGTAAATTACTATGCAAAATTGAGTAAAGAAAGAAAACTTACGGAAGAAGAAACAAAAGATAGAGAAATATATAGAAGAATGTATTTAGATCAATTTAAAGCACAGGTAAGAGAACATTTAGATAATATAGAAATTGTAGATGATAAAGATTTTAAAAACTAG
- a CDS encoding shikimate dehydrogenase has product MRKFGLLGKKLSHSLSPLLHNTFFEDMGLKDEYKLYEVDETEIDNFKNYMLENSIEGVNITVPYKKTFLDKLNYISDEAKGIGAINLLYIKDNKFYGDNTDYYGFKYTLAKNDIDVKNKKIAIIGKGGASASVYKVLKDMEAEDITFYFRKNKLSKIEFPENIGGDIIINTTPVGMFPNVEDNLVSKEILKKFKIAIDLIYNPLETKFLKEAKECGLKTINGLDMLIEQALKTDEILYGILLSTQLKKKIRKKIKKKVEEFYENNGN; this is encoded by the coding sequence ATGAGAAAATTTGGACTTCTAGGAAAAAAACTTTCTCATTCACTATCTCCATTGTTACATAATACTTTTTTTGAAGATATGGGACTTAAAGATGAATATAAGTTATATGAAGTTGATGAAACTGAAATAGATAATTTTAAAAACTATATGCTTGAAAATTCTATTGAAGGAGTGAATATAACTGTTCCTTATAAAAAAACTTTTTTAGATAAATTGAATTACATAAGTGATGAAGCAAAGGGGATAGGTGCTATAAATCTTTTATATATAAAAGATAATAAATTCTATGGAGATAACACTGACTACTATGGCTTTAAGTACACACTGGCAAAAAATGATATAGATGTAAAAAATAAAAAGATAGCAATTATTGGAAAAGGTGGAGCAAGTGCCAGTGTGTATAAAGTGTTAAAGGATATGGAAGCAGAAGATATAACTTTCTATTTTAGAAAGAATAAGTTAAGTAAGATAGAATTTCCAGAAAATATAGGAGGAGATATAATAATTAATACAACTCCTGTTGGAATGTTTCCTAATGTTGAGGATAATTTAGTAAGTAAAGAAATTTTAAAAAAATTTAAAATAGCAATAGATTTAATCTATAATCCCTTGGAAACAAAATTTTTGAAAGAAGCAAAAGAATGTGGATTAAAAACTATAAATGGTCTTGATATGTTGATTGAACAAGCTTTGAAAACTGATGAAATTCTATATGGTATTTTATTATCAACTCAACTTAAAAAGAAAATTAGAAAAAAAATAAAAAAGAAGGTAGAAGAATTTTATGAAAATAATGGTAATTAA
- a CDS encoding ISL3 family transposase, which yields MISLSLSNFIKTILNIQDDNISFPEEDYCHIIQKANYVIKVFKGFLKSNYCSCPHCNSKNIDGAMSFIFADYQTKNIIDIVEDRRLNSLTEYFSRFSLEARNNVKYICMDMYSPYISLVKSIFPESEILLDKFHIINLVSRAFNQTRISIMNSLKDDSLKRKLKLFWKLLQKYYPDLCQEPYYCPSFKYKLSTKQKVDYLLEKSPELDVNFNIYQDILQAIRHNNFKRFENIVKKNLAKKEKVSKQMLTALKTLKKYMKYIENMFKSNITNGLIEGLNNKIKSIKRTAFGYSNFSNFKKRILIQAGIISISA from the coding sequence GTGATTTCATTGTCTCTATCTAATTTTATCAAAACTATCTTAAATATTCAAGATGATAATATTTCTTTTCCAGAAGAAGATTATTGTCATATCATTCAAAAAGCTAATTATGTAATTAAAGTTTTTAAAGGATTTCTTAAATCTAATTATTGTTCTTGCCCTCATTGTAACTCTAAAAATATTGATGGTGCTATGTCTTTTATCTTTGCTGATTATCAAACTAAAAATATTATTGATATTGTTGAAGATAGAAGATTAAATTCCTTGACAGAATATTTTTCAAGATTTTCACTTGAAGCTAGGAATAATGTAAAATATATCTGTATGGATATGTATTCTCCATATATTAGTTTAGTAAAATCTATTTTTCCTGAGTCTGAGATACTATTAGATAAATTTCATATTATTAATTTAGTTAGTAGAGCTTTTAACCAAACTAGAATATCCATTATGAATTCTCTTAAAGATGATTCATTAAAAAGAAAATTAAAACTATTTTGGAAATTACTCCAAAAATATTATCCTGACCTTTGTCAAGAACCATATTATTGTCCAAGCTTTAAATATAAACTTAGTACTAAGCAAAAAGTGGACTATCTTCTAGAAAAGAGTCCTGAATTAGATGTTAATTTTAATATATATCAAGATATTCTTCAAGCAATAAGACATAATAATTTTAAAAGATTTGAAAATATTGTAAAGAAAAATCTAGCCAAAAAGGAGAAAGTATCTAAACAAATGCTTACAGCTTTAAAGACTTTAAAAAAATATATGAAATATATTGAAAATATGTTTAAATCAAACATTACAAATGGGTTGATAGAAGGTTTAAACAATAAAATTAAGTCAATAAAGAGAACAGCATTTGGATATTCAAATTTTAGTAATTTTAAAAAGCGCATATTAATTCAAGCAGGAATTATATCAATTAGTGCTTAA
- a CDS encoding chorismate mutase yields the protein MIELELMRKKIDEIDDKLLALFKERLEVSKKIGLLKKKYKMEIFDPQREQEIIDGCTQNISEDEKVYIEKFLRNLMDISKEVQSK from the coding sequence ATGATAGAATTAGAGCTAATGAGGAAAAAAATTGATGAAATAGATGATAAACTTTTGGCTCTTTTTAAAGAAAGATTAGAAGTTTCAAAAAAAATTGGTTTATTGAAGAAAAAATATAAAATGGAAATTTTTGATCCTCAAAGAGAACAAGAGATCATAGATGGTTGTACTCAAAATATCAGTGAAGATGAAAAAGTATATATAGAGAAATTTTTAAGAAATCTTATGGATATAAGTAAGGAGGTTCAATCAAAATGA
- the asnS gene encoding asparagine--tRNA ligase, translating to MIIVKDIFRHGEDYLNKEIELFGWVRKIRDQKKFGFIELNDGSFFKGVQIVFEEGLENFDEVSRLSIASTIKVKGTLVKSEGSGQDLEVKAHKIEIFQKADLEYPLQNKRHTFEYLRTKAHLRARTNTFSAVFRVRSVLAYAIHKFFQENNFVYVHTPIITGSDAEGAGEMFRITTLDLNKVPKKENGEVDFSKDFFGKSTNLTVSGQLNVETFCAAFRNVYTFGPTFRAEYSNTARHASEFWMIEPEIAFGDLGANMELAEAMVKYIIKYVMDNCPEEMEFFNSFIEKGLFDKLNNVLNNDFGRVTYTEAIEILEKSGKKFEFPVKWGIDLQSEHERYLAEEYFKKPVFVTDYPKEIKAFYMKLNEDNKTVRAMDLLAPGIGEIIGGSQREDSFELLTKRMKELGLNEDDYEFYLDLRRFGSFPHSGYGLGFERMMMYLTGMQNIRDVIPFPRTPNNAEF from the coding sequence ATGATTATTGTAAAAGATATTTTTAGACATGGAGAAGATTATCTAAACAAAGAGATAGAGCTTTTTGGTTGGGTAAGAAAGATAAGAGACCAAAAGAAATTTGGTTTTATTGAATTAAATGATGGTTCATTCTTTAAGGGAGTACAAATAGTTTTTGAAGAAGGGCTTGAAAATTTTGATGAAGTTTCAAGACTTTCAATAGCATCTACTATTAAAGTAAAGGGAACTCTTGTTAAATCAGAGGGTAGTGGGCAAGATCTAGAAGTTAAAGCTCATAAAATAGAAATATTCCAAAAAGCAGATTTAGAATATCCATTACAAAATAAAAGACATACTTTTGAATATTTAAGAACTAAGGCTCATTTAAGAGCAAGAACAAATACTTTCTCTGCAGTATTTAGAGTTAGATCTGTACTTGCTTATGCAATACATAAATTTTTCCAAGAAAATAACTTTGTTTATGTTCACACTCCAATTATAACTGGTTCTGATGCTGAAGGTGCTGGAGAAATGTTTAGAATTACAACTCTTGACTTAAATAAAGTACCTAAAAAAGAAAATGGAGAAGTTGATTTCTCTAAAGACTTCTTTGGTAAATCTACAAACTTAACAGTTAGTGGTCAATTAAATGTTGAAACTTTCTGTGCTGCATTTAGAAATGTTTATACTTTTGGACCAACATTTAGAGCAGAATACTCAAATACAGCAAGACATGCTTCAGAATTTTGGATGATAGAACCTGAAATAGCTTTTGGAGATTTAGGTGCTAATATGGAGCTTGCAGAAGCTATGGTAAAATATATCATTAAATATGTTATGGATAATTGTCCTGAAGAAATGGAATTCTTTAACTCATTTATTGAAAAAGGACTATTTGATAAATTAAATAATGTACTTAACAATGATTTTGGTAGAGTTACTTATACAGAAGCAATAGAAATTTTAGAAAAATCTGGAAAGAAATTTGAATTTCCTGTTAAATGGGGAATAGACTTACAAAGTGAACATGAAAGATATTTAGCAGAAGAATATTTTAAAAAACCAGTGTTTGTAACTGATTATCCAAAAGAAATTAAGGCTTTCTATATGAAACTTAATGAAGATAATAAAACAGTTAGAGCCATGGACTTATTAGCACCAGGAATTGGAGAAATAATTGGTGGTTCTCAAAGAGAAGATAGCTTTGAACTTCTTACAAAGAGAATGAAAGAACTTGGACTTAATGAAGATGACTATGAATTTTATTTAGATTTAAGAAGATTTGGAAGTTTCCCTCACTCTGGATATGGATTAGGTTTTGAAAGAATGATGATGTATCTAACTGGTATGCAAAATATCAGAGATGTAATACCTTTCCCAAGAACTCCAAATAATGCAGAATTTTAA
- a CDS encoding toxin-antitoxin system YwqK family antitoxin, translated as MKIKKIFLFLLLFVGLELLAVSKLSKNLFNPDKINILKKGILNGPISVYYPNGKIQSKQFFINNRKAGIWQYFYENGKLKTEIVYNIMANEEEGIMKNYDEKGVIISEGKIINDNMAGIWNYYDEKGRKNYTYNFEKGIVIIYDEKGKAILQLSEKDLAERFQEIQQEINDDRIRANEEKN; from the coding sequence ATGAAAATTAAAAAAATTTTTTTGTTTTTGTTATTATTTGTAGGTCTTGAATTATTAGCAGTTAGTAAATTGTCAAAAAATCTTTTTAATCCAGATAAAATAAATATCTTAAAAAAAGGAATTTTGAATGGTCCTATTAGTGTTTATTATCCTAATGGAAAGATACAATCAAAACAGTTCTTTATCAATAACAGAAAAGCTGGAATTTGGCAATATTTCTATGAAAATGGAAAGTTAAAAACAGAAATTGTCTACAATATAATGGCAAATGAAGAAGAAGGTATTATGAAAAATTATGATGAAAAAGGTGTCATAATAAGTGAAGGAAAGATAATTAATGATAATATGGCAGGTATTTGGAACTATTATGATGAAAAAGGAAGAAAGAATTATACCTATAATTTTGAAAAGGGAATAGTTATTATTTATGATGAAAAAGGTAAAGCTATACTTCAACTAAGTGAAAAAGATTTAGCTGAACGTTTTCAAGAAATACAACAGGAGATAAATGATGATAGAATTAGAGCTAATGAGGAAAAAAATTGA